From Aegilops tauschii subsp. strangulata cultivar AL8/78 chromosome 5, Aet v6.0, whole genome shotgun sequence:
CCTAACGTATCAAGCTTCATTAAAACAAAACAAGAAAAATATATAAGATACAATAAACTCATGCTCCATAGAACATTTCCACAAGATATTTCAAATGCTAGATCATTAGGTTGAACAATAGAATTAAACACACAATAAGAATAAATCATCTCGCAGAAAAAGGAAATTCACAAAAGAGATATAGAGAACTATAGATTCTGAAGATCAATTAGTAACTGTACACAGACTCTGCCAAAAATTGTTGGGGGAGGAATTCACTCAGGACCACAACTTCCAGATTTGTGAATAGAAACAGACATGTTTGGAACAATCAAACGATGTTTGAAGGAATGGTGGTCAGATGTAATCCTAGATTACTTTTTCACGCAACCTTGTGTTTATTACAGAAGATAATGTTACCTCGAAACTCTTGAGAGTGAACTATGTGGAGCCAAAGGCTTGATCCTACAGATCACAATAATATATTTGCTCAGCTAAAATTGAAGGAATAATCAAGATCAAGACAACACAAGTTGAGTATGAGATCGTGATGCAAGAAGCTATAGGACTAATAATTGTTTCCACAGTGCGCTAGATTTTCATCTAAATAGTGTAAAGGGGTGCTATGAAAGAAATTAATAATCTAGCGTAAAACACAAAAATTGGCAATGGCTCCTAGGTACATATGCACCCATTGTCTAAATACACATTTTGAAAAGTTGAAAAATTCTCTACAAAAACCCCGCGTGTATATCCGGACATTCTATGTGCGTGCACAAAGTTTTCGGTGAAAAAGGAggttttttgtggcttgtgtaaaaaagacaaTTTCTGATGCTTCATTACAACTATTCATTTTGCATTTCTTTATCTTTTTTACATAAGCCACAAAAAAACGTCGTTTTTCACCGAAACTTTGTGCATGCACATAGAATGTCCGGATATACCCGCGGGATttttgtttcaaaattttcaactTTTCAAAATGTGTATTTAGACAATAGGTGCATATGCACCTAGGAGCCAAAACACCGCTAAAACAGAGGAAACCTAGTAAATGGGAAAAGTGACTTCATTATGTCGACTCGAGTAAGCGGAAAAGAAGAAGTGGGCCGAGCCCAACGCGAGGGCCCGTGTCCACCTGCAGCGTGACCTAGCTGCACCTCTCCCTCCATATAAATCACCCCATCTCGCCCAGCTCTCCCACCCCTTAGCCGCCGCCACAGCCTCCAGCTCCAAACCCTCATCTCCCCCATCCAAGCTCACTGCCCCcaaccccccacccccacccagCCATGGCGGACCGCGGCGGCGAGCGTGGTGTCGGCGAGCGCGGCGGCGACCGCGGCGGCTTCGGGCGCGGCTTCGGCCGCGGCGGGCGCGGGGACCGTGGCGGGCGCCGCGGCGGCCGCCGTGGCCCCCGCCAGGAGGAGGAGAAGTGGGTGCCCGTCACCAAGCTCGGCCGCCTCGTCAAGGAGGGCCGCTTCACCAAGATGGAGGAGATCTACCTCCACTCGCTCCCCGTCAAGGAGCACCAGATCGTGGAGACGCTCTGCCCGGGGCTCAAGGACGAGGTGATGAAGATCACCCCGGTCCAGAAGCAGACCCGCGCCGGACAGCGCACCCGCTTCAAGGCCTTCGTCGTCGTCGGCGACAGCAACGGCCACGTCGGCCTCGGCGTCAAGTGCGCCAAGGAGGTGGCCACGGCCATCCGCGGCGCCATCATCCTCGCCAAGCTCTCAATCGTGCCCGTCAGGCGGGGCTACTGGGGGAACAAGATCGGCCAGCCCCACACCGTGCCCTGCAAGGTCACCGGCAAGTGCGGCTCCGTCACCGTGCGCATGGTGCCCGCCCCCAGGGGTTCTGGAATCGTCGCCGCCCGCGTCCCCAAGAAGGTGCTGCAGTTCGCCGGGATCGATGATGTCTTCACTTCCTCGCGTGGATCCACCAAGACCCTTGGCAACTTCGTCAAGGTATAAACTTCCCCTGCCTTTATCCATGCTCTGCCATGTTCCCGCCATACTGCTACTTTACTGTCAGTACATAATGTTCATTCCTTGTGTGTGCATGGTTTGGAATGTTTACTGCAAGAAGTGATGCCTTTGGCAGCGTGTAAAATATTATTTTTATTAGATTTAAGCCTGCATAATTTTGTTGGAAGGGGCGTAACTGGTTTACAGTCTGATTCGTATGATTTAGTCTAGATTCAGTTGGTCTGGAAATTGTAGTTCTACTGTACTAGCCTAGTGTTGTTGACCAAACTTTAATTTGTGCTTAGTACTTCAGGCTGATCTTCAATTGATTGATTGAAAATGTGTCGCAACCTTTTTAAACAGTTCAGTTCATTTTGTATTACAAGCTTTTCATGTTTTCAATCTGTACATGTAATACATTTTTGAGTTGCTGAATCCTGGCTTGTGTCCTAATACATTTCGAGTTGTTCATGTATTATAACCATTTAGACATTTCTGGTTGAGGGTCTATTCTTGCATAGTGATGTATCACTTCTCTTCTCTGTTTATTTATgcctgccatgctctgttttatTTCTCACGTTGGCAGTGGTGAGCTCATATCAAGTTGTGGTGATGATTTTTATCAGGGTGAATTTGTTCTTGTTTGCATTGAATAGTTGCAAACCTGAAGCTGACAATTCTTTTATTTCCAGGCAACCTTCGACTGCCTGATGAAGACCTATGGATTCCTCACCCCTGACTTCTGGAGGGAGACAACCTTCACCAAGGCGCCGTACCAGGAGTTCACCGACATCTTGGCGAAGCCGACCAAGGCCCTGATGCTTGATGCACCAGCCGAGAAGATAGAAGCTTAGGATGTTTGCCATGAAAGGGTTTTTACTAGCTGGGAGCTGTCTGTTGCACTTTGCTTTATTATAGTCGAGAACAAGGTGTCTTTGAATTGTGCTACTTGTGGAAGTCTCTGTTTGCTGTCAAAGTTTTGGATTATGGTGCAATGCTACTCTCTGTTATCGGCAAAGGATGCTACATAATTATGCCAATCCAGTGTTATTTGTCTAGATGTTTGATTTTTGGATGCAGCTCCGCCTCGCCGTCGTCACCGACGCTCGACTGGTTGCAGCAAAAGAACACGCCAGTAGTAGCAATTTTTGTTTGTGGATGGTTCCAGCAAAAAGATATGCCGGACGTAGCATTTATGTATGCTGATTGTAACATTTTTTGCCGTGGTTTGCAGCTCCGCCGCGTCGACTCTCGCAGCCGACTgggctggttccagcaaaaagaTATGCCGGACGAAGCATTTTGGCGCGCCGGTCGGTAGCATCTTTGCCCCGTGGATGCAGCTTTGCCGTGTGCTGCCGCTGGTTGTAGCAGACTTCCCTGTGATAGCAAAAATCCTCGTGGATGCATTCAGCCAGCCGCCCCATGGTTGTAGCTTGGTGTGCGAGCTCACACCATGGCCGGCCTCGTCACAGCTTTGCCGTACTTGCAGTCCCAGCAAGTGCGGGAGCTGCACGCAGCACATGATGGCCGCCTCATCGCAAAAACGATAACAGCCGAACGCATGGGGGTGTGGTCGCGCCGGGCACCAACATCAGCGTGCGACGGCATATGTGTGGAGGCGCTCTAGCGGGGCAGGCGTTTGTGGGGCCGGATTGGAGAGGGGGAGAGAACAAGGTGGGGTGAACGAATGGTCGAGAACGCTTGGGGAAGAGGAAGGGGATAAGGGAAAAAGGAAAGAGGGCGGCGTGTGGGACCAATAGGACGTGTGGACAGGACGCGACCGGCGCAGTTTCGGCCGGTCGACCGGATACAAACATTACCCCTACTTTGTGCATTTGACAAAATGTTCCATATGCTTGATTGAATGCTAAGTGAGTGTTCTAGTAAGCTACTTGTGCAACAGTGCAAGTGCAGAATTGAACAGAACCGAATTGAATTTGAGCATTTGCATACTTCTGAACTAAACTAGATGCCAAATGTTAACTGAAATTTTACTAAAGTGAATGCAATTGTTGCCCAGAACTGAACCCCAACATAAGTGATGGCAACTAGTGCCCATAATTCAACTGAACTGACCGGCGAATTTGCCAAAACCAGGCTTGTTTACATCCCGATTCAAGTTAGAGTACATGATTGCCCAGAAAGAGTAGTATTTCACCAGTGATTGGTCCCTGTTCTATCTCCCTTTGACGAATGAAACTGCAGCGATATATCACCTTGCTTGAGTTCTTCTGAAAATGTTCTTTGAATGCTCTCTGAAAATGTTGTTACTTTTGCTTGCTGCTTTCCTTTTACTAGACTGCGCTGAAACAATACTAGGAGTAGTATATTGTCATAGTATACCTCCAGATTTAGGCAGAAGAAACATGGTAATTTCTGGTACTGTTCCTTAGAGTGCATTTGCTCTATACCTCAAAACATGTAAATGGTCATTGCTTATTAATTAAGGAGCTAAACTTCAGTACCACAAATTAGATGACACTTGATCATTCTTCTTCTTGAGAAGCAACCATAGCCCAATAGAATGACTTTAGGCTCTAGGAAATAGAATTAGTACCGGGGAAACAAGCTTCACGTTGTGTAGAAGGACCAAATACTCATACTAGTGACTCAGGCTTTTAATTAGTCGTTGTAGAATCATTGTACTTGTACCAACGCCGCCTCCTCGACCGAGACTCCATCTACTCCGTCGTCCCCTCCGCCACCTGAAGCAGGTAGCCAATCTCGTCCTGTTGTTGTTATGATCTGCCTTGTTTATATTTTATCTGCAATTTACATTGATCTTGTTGCAAGAAAAACTATGAATGGAGATGGTACCTAATTAATTTAAATCCACAATATCCGTCCAACATCATACCTAATTAAGCACATGCAATATATTCTCTTTGGGCTATGGTTTATCTGCAATATATTCTCTTTCAGTACATTATGTGTCCATGGTGAGGAATGTTTGCTGCAAATAAGAAATATATTTAATTATTTAGTTAGGAGGTGTGGAGTGAGGAGCTCCTAGGTCTCTAGAACTCTATCCATAACCCTGCTCTCTGTTCCACATTTCATCTCAATTTCCGTTGTTTTTGCATTGGTACATTTACAGTCGATATTATTCTGCTCATTATCACTTATTTTTAGTTAGTATGAACACTTGTGGACTGTCTTACACACCGGTAATGTTGGTACGGTACTAGCAGAGTCCATTGGTCAACTATGTAGTACCTAGTTGACTATTTTTTCATAAAGGAGCAACATACTATTTACGACCCATTCCTAGCGAGATACCATGCTACTGCTTCTAGTTGGTTGTGAGGTATGGAATACTGATTAATTAAATAAAATAAGATGAAATTGCAAGACTTAGTCTGGTGTTTGTCACTTGAGTGCAAGTTGAACAAAATTCTAATAGGATTCCTGTGGTAACTTTTGTGAATACTTCATTTGCCAACATACGAGTCGAGCAGATAGAAAATACATCTTGGCGAAGCCGACCAAGGCCCTGATGATGTCGTCGTAAAGGGTTTCACTAGCTGGGAGCTGTCTAATGCTCTTTGCTTCATTATAGTTAAGAATTTGAATCGTGCTGCTTCAGAATGTCTCTGTTTGCTGTCAAATTTTGGATTGTGCTACTATGCTACTCTCTTTTATCGTCAATGGATGCTACATAATTATGGCAATCACAGTCTTATTTATTTTAGATGTTTGGCTTTTATCTATGCTTTGTGTTGTTGATGTTCTCCTCTGCGTCCTTGTTTGTTTTGTTTCTTATTCTGGTGCATTGTATTTGTGCAAAATTCGACCTGATAATGAATTACGTATGATTTCTGCTGTCACTGGCCTTTTGTATGCTGGTTTGTTTAGTTTAGCTCAGGCTGGTGCCGTGCTTATTATCCATCCGATTCGACTTGCTGTTTTGTTTAGTTCAGGCTGGTGCCGCTTATTATTCATCTGATTCGACTTGCTGTTTTGTTTAGTTCAAGCTGGTGCCGTCCTTGGATATTATTTGATTAGTTTGCGATTTTAATCTACCTTTAGTTATCCATTAGTGGTTGCCGAGGTTTTCTCTGACAATTGCCCAACACAGAAATTCTATTTTCTGACGCTGCAAGAGGCAACCGGAAGCTTCTCAGAGAAGCATAATTAAGCTCGGAGAAGGCGGTTTCGGAACTGTATACAAGGTAAACAGACAAGCCTGGAGAATACAGGGTAAAACTATTTGCCGCACTCTGTTCTTCTACTGAAAAAAGAACCTCTGCTTCAGGGAAACCCCCCATGGACGTTTCTTTTCGCCTCCTATCAATGCAAAGGTACGCGCCAGGGTATTCGCGGAAAAAGGAGGAGATGCTACTAGTCTATGAATACATCAGGAACGGGAGCTTCGACAActtcctttttgtagatgctagTCGAAGAAATACGCTAAACTGGGATGAAGAATACAACATCATTCTCGGAACTGCCAAGGGAATAATGTATCTTCACGAGTGTAAGAATCATCCACCGAGACTTGAAAGCCAACAACATTCTGTTTGTTGGTGCCATGGATCCGAAGATTGCAGACTTCGGGTTAGCTAGGCTGCAAGTAGGAGGCCATACTCAAACCATGACAGCTAGAGTTGTTGGAACATACAGTAGTAAGCAACTGCATACAAAAGGGCTTTCGTATATTGCAGGTATCAAGACGTGTGTTTCTATGCCTAACTGATCTATGCAATACACGGAAACGTGTCGCCAAAGATCGACATTTTGGTGTCTATGCAACACGTATATTGCAGGTATATTGCAGGTATCAGCTTTGGTGTCTTCGTGCTTGCTGAAATTGTAACCAAGAGGAGGAACTGCGGTTCAGATGGTTGCGAGACGGACACGGTGAGTCTCCCAAGTGATGTATGGACTTGTTGGACCAAAGGGACGATATCGCAGATGATTGATGAATCACTCGAAGGACACCCGCGAATCCAGGCGCTAAGATGTATGTATCCACATCGGGTTGCTGTGCCTGTCGTCCAAGCAGACCCTGACGACAGGCCTGACATCCCATCCATCATCTTCATGCTGAACAGGGACGACATGGAGCCTGTGGCTTAGTATGTGAGGGTCCGTAAccaattttcttttcttttagaGGGTGTTGAGTATACGAGGCTCAAACAATACAATCAACGATTCCATCAATCTCTCTATTCCCTTTTAACAGAGAGCACGCAAATTGCGTGCCTACGCTTTCTAGAAGGAGCTCTTTTACGGTACCGCTAAATGAATGTGAGCCATTCATCCATCTTAATCTGACGGCTAATCATACATGGTACTCCAATACAGATCCTAGGGAGTACCATCTCAAAAAAATATGGAGTACCTTGATGTTAGGGGTAATACCGTATGGATGGATGGCTCACATTCATTTAGCGGTACCGTAAAAGAGCTCTCATGGGTGATTTATTTATTTCTCAATCATATATCAATTTATTACAGAAATACTAAATAGAATGAGATTTCAATTTAGTACGAACTTGCTTCTAAGGGTGTGAACGCAGACTTCAAACAAAAATTTGTCATGGACCCTAATCCCAAATCAATATCATTCGCAAGAAGAAAAATCTCAAAATCGAGATGATGATCATGCGTGGCGGGGCATGTTGATCACAGGGTCATCACCACTGAGGGGATTAGGATTAGGCCACATCAGTTCACAATCCAGGTTATGCACCCGTGATGTGCATATCAATGGCCGCCGCCGGTAGTTGCGCCTACGCGAATTGGTCGGGGGATGACTCCGCCATGGGATACTGGCGCATCATGGATGTATGAGGAGGAGCACAGTCCTCCTGCAGCGCCTTAGTTCTATTAACCTGTAATTAACAAGAATTCACGGATGGCTACAAGACGAAGTCTCCAGCCGCTACCACGATGGGGGAACAAACAGTGCGATCGCTGCGGCCTGATGCGGTTGATTCGGTTGGAATAAAAGTCAAAACGAATAAGACAAAAGTTCTAAAATACCCCTGAAGATGGATGGTTGGATTTATCCGGCACTCCCTCCTCTCCCTAGGGAGTACCAGGGTACTGTAAAAACTCTCTTCTAGAAGATAGAGGGTCTGTAACCAATTGAATTGGGATAAGCATAAAAGAAGTGACTAGAATTCTGATGGCGCCTTCCTCTCAGTCTCCCATCCTTCCTCTGGTGGTCTGTTCCTCACCTACCCTTCTCCGTGCCTTCCCGGTCCTCTTTCTTGCCGATCGCGATCGGGTCGTCACAATTGGATACCAGGTACTTCAAATTGGCCCCAAAATTTGCTTTCGCTGTTTGCTCCTCAATTCTCTCGGAAAGAATCTATATTGATGAATAGAAGAATACAATTTGTAGATTGCATTTGAGAAACCAAGTCTTGACAGAGTAGCTTCATGTATTGCTTGAGTGTTTCAAGAGGGTCTTCGGGGCTTTACATAGGCTGACCTTCGCCAACAAGTTTTTGATCTTTTTTTTTTCGAATAAAATACTTTCATTACTTAAAAGGAGACCTCACAGTCAAGTTTACAAATTTCAACCACCTCCTCTGGTGCACACCGTATCCAAACCACTGAAAAAATAGCGCGCTATAACGTCGttaatagcacgctatagcgtaTTAAGAATTGTCTCGCTAAATATATCGGTGTACAACGTCTCGCTAATAGTACGCTATAGCGCGATATAGCATGTTAATAGCATATTTTGAGGTCGCCGCTATGTTGCTgtagcgcgctatttttttcaTTGATCCAAACAGCAGTTTTTGGGAGCGTACGACCCATTTGAGCAAGTACATGGCTCGCTTTGTTCTGGTCACGTTTGATGGACGTGATTTTATGCTGCCTGCTAGCCAGTAGATGCCTGACTTCACTCACCATTGCTGCCATAGGTGATCTGTCCAGAGAGGAATCAGTAACCATATGCGCTGCAACAGCACAGTCCGTTTCCACGATGATACTCTCAGAACTCCGTTCGATAGCCAGGGAAACCCCTTCCGTGAGCGCTGCAACTTCTGCTTCGAGACCACTTCTGTATCTCTGAATAAAACGACATGAGGTAAAGATAATGGCACCTCTGTGGTCACGCAGAATCATTCCAGCTCCTCCAGTACCCTCCTCCATCCATGATCCATCAATATTAAGTTTAACCCAGCCTAGAGGTGGCTTGCTCCAGCTCGCCATGGACCTTGGCCTCTCTGTTGGTGTTTTATTCAGTTTGCCCTTTCTATCGCAGCCGCTGTGTGAGACCACCTCCTTCCCTTAGCAACATCAGCATTTGGGTTCTGCTGGATGTTCAGAAGAGTTTCGATGTAGCCACCTAAGAATTTGGTAGAAGCTTCTACCGGCGGCGCCGGTTTGTGGTGGTATATCTCATTCCTCACATGCCAGTTCCGCCATAAAGTCATGATCACAAAAAGGCGTTCTTCAGGGCTGCAACCATCGAGCAGATGAATGATCCATTCGGGACCTGTGTTGGTGATGGCTTCTAGCTTGGGCATGCTCCATGTTTGTGCCATCGCCCTCCACAGACACCTCGCCCGTGGACAGCTGCACAGGGTGTGGAAAGAGTTCTCGCGTTCCAACCCACATAAAGCACACGTGTCAGAGACCTCAAGTTTACGTTTACATTTATTGTCAAGTGTAGCCAAAGAATTTGTCGCAACCCTCCATGCAAAGACTCGTACCTTCGGGGGAGCAGGGGCACCCCCACACTGCCTTCCAGACGGCACGAGTGCCGTCCGGTGCCCTGCTAGTGGCGCACGCGGTGGTGCTGGTCCGCTCCTCTAGAGCGGTCTTGTAGGCGCTTCGTACGCTGAATATACCTCGCGAGTCTGGAGCCCATGCTAGGACGTCGTCCAGCCGCCGTGGGCTGGCTTTGATCGCCAAAATACATTCAACATCTGG
This genomic window contains:
- the LOC109781162 gene encoding uncharacterized protein → MADRGGERGVGERGGDRGGFGRGFGRGGRGDRGGRRGGRRGPRQEEEKWVPVTKLGRLVKEGRFTKMEEIYLHSLPVKEHQIVETLCPGLKDEVMKITPVQKQTRAGQRTRFKAFVVVGDSNGHVGLGVKCAKEVATAIRGAIILAKLSIVPVRRGYWGNKIGQPHTVPCKVTGKCGSVTVRMVPAPRGSGIVAARVPKKVLQFAGIDDVFTSSRGSTKTLGNFVKATFDCLMKTYGFLTPDFWRETTFTKAPYQEFTDILAKPTKALMLDAPAEKIEA